The genomic segment AGCCCGGATCATGGCAGCCGTCTCGAGCCCGTCCATGTCGGGCATATGGATATCCATGACGATGACGGCAAATTCCTTTTCCAGCAGACAGCGCAACGCTTCGATTCCCGAATACGCCCTCACGCAAATGTAAGGCTCTCCGGCTAAGATCGCTTCGATGGCCATCAGGTTTTCCGGACGATCGTCTACTAGCAAGATATGGGCGGCGTCTTCCATTCCGCTCCTCCTTGAATGTCGATAGATTGGCGAACAAAAAACTTATGGCAGTTTCATCGCACACCTGTCATCGTTAATTACCCACTCGACTTCTGTCTGAAACGCTCGACTCTTGGCTTTTTCAACTTTTTTTGAGGCTGCGAACGTGCGTATGATGCGGATAATGATCGCATTTAGTTTACATAATATTATTAACGTTATTTTACTTAAAAATCCCATAAACATACAAAAGCAGCCCTGGAAGAAGGCTGCTTTTCGCTCGTTTTTATTCAAATTGTCTGCGGATCGCTAGGCGATCGTCAAGTCCACGCCTGCCGGGAGCGATGCCCGGATCTCCGCTTCGGGAAAATCTCCCGCTGCGAGCGACGGCGCCAGCACGACGATCTCGCCGCTATCCTCGCGGGTACGAATCAACCGCCCGAGACCTTGCTTGAATCGGAGCAACATGTACGGCAAGTCCACTTCCCGGTAAGCATCGGCCGCCTCGCGGCGCTTGGCGTCGAACACCGGATCGTCTGGCGGGTAAGGCAGCGACCACATGATGACAGTGGCGAGCGAAGGTCCCGGAATATCGAGGCCTTCCCACAGCGTTACCGCGCACAGCACGCTGTTCAGATCGCGTTGGAACTCGGAGATCAAAACCGTAATCTCGCGATCGCCTTCGAACAACAGCCGGCGCCCGGGCATTTCCCCCTTCCGCTCGCATGCCGACTTAAACGAAGCCAACGCTTCCTTGGTCAGAAACAGAATCAACACGCCGCCCTTCGCCCGGCCGATGGCCGCAAGCGCATTTTCTGCCTTCCATGCCGTCAAGCCCTGCTTGTCTTCTATAATGGAAGCGGAATGCGCTCGCGGCACCGTTACCTTCATCCGCTCGGGATAATCGTATGGCGATGCGACGGTGAACGACAGGTAATTCGTTACGCCGAGACTATGCGCAAGATAATCGAACGACTCGCCCGACGATAGCGTCGCCGACGAGAATACGATCGGCATTGGCTTGTCGAATACCCGTTCTCCCAGCACCTCGCGCACGGTGCGCGGCATAATGACAAGCGTCAGACCGCTCAAGCCGTCGACCGTCCAGCAGATCGGCGGCTTGGGACCGGCGAACAGGCCGAGCGCGACCCGCATCATCTCCAGGTGCTCCTCGACGATGCGAAGCTGGTAGCCGTCCAGATTAAACAGCTCGCTTTCGAACACGAGGTTTTCCTCGATCCGTTCGAGCACGGCATCGAGCTGTGCGACCGACTTTAGCAGCGTCTTATCCGCCTTGATCTCCATCCGGTCGGAGCCTGCGACCTTTACGCTGCGCGCCGCGAGCGCTTCGAACAAAAGCTCGCTCCGCTCGATCGCGAGATCGATCTGCACCGCAAGCGACTCGCGGATATCGTTTTTAAGCACGCGCGTGACGAGCTCCTCGAACGCGGCATGCTTCAGCCGGTAGGTAAGCGCCTTCTGCGCGGCGGCTTCCAGCAGATGGCCTTCGTCGAAAACGATCGAGCTGTGCTCGGGCAGCAGCGGCAGCTGTCCCTCGCGCTTGCGGCTCTCGTACGTCCATACGTGTTCCATATAAAAATCGTGCGAACAAATGACGACGTCCGTCGCCTTGCGGTAATGCTCCCTCGACAGCGTCATCCCGCAGCGGTGACGCTTGTCGCAGACGAAGCAGTCCCGGAAGCTGTCCCAGCCGATACGTCCCCACTGCACGTCATCCAGGTCCGGGTATTCCTTGCGGTCGCCGTAAGCATGAAACGACTGCAGCGCCTCCGTCTTGCCGACGAACGGCGGCAAGCTCTCGTATATATCCTTGTAAAGCTCCGTATCCTCATATCCGAGCCGCGCGTCGTCCAGTTTTTGGAGACACAAGTAACGGTCCTGCGACTTGCCCAGCCTGGCATCGACCGTCAGATTCAGATGCTTCGCCAGCTTCGCGAGGTCTCCCTCCGGCTTGGCCAGCTGCTCGATCAGGGACTCGTCCGCGCAGGCGACGACGGCAGGCTTGCCCGTATAGCGCGCATAACATACCGCGTAAAGCAAATATACGAGCGTTTTGCCCGTGCCGACGCCCGCCTCGGCGAAAATGGTCTTTTTATCCGCATACGCACGCTCGACCTGATAGGCCATAAAAATTTGCTCGTCCCGAACCTCGAACCCCGATTCGGGCAAAATATCGTAAAAAACGTCCGCGACCCATTCCCCGACCTGCTCGACGAATGGTTTGCCGCTTACGACTTCAAATGGATAACGCTTGTTCAAGCTTCGTTGCCTCCAACCTTTTCAAGACTATGCTGCCGATTTGCCGAAGCATTCATTATACCACATTAGGACTTCTATAAAGAGAACGCTTTAGCCGCAAAAAACAACCGAATACGATTCATCGCTCCGGCGGTCCTGAAATATGCTGTTGGTTCCGCGTTCATGATCGCCTGGCCGCAAGAGCAATCAGATTGCAATAACTCGTTTAGTTCCAGCGGTGTCAAAGTCTGACGGATTAATCCCGACTTCAACGCCGCCCGCCTTAGCGACATTGACGAGCTCCAGCGTACCGCCGTCGAATCGAAAGCAGATGCCGAGTATTCCCTTCGTGTCGGCGTCTTTTTCCAGCAAGTCAGCGCCAAGGATAAACCGGCCGACATAAGGCGCCAGCTCGCCGCGGTCCGTCCGCCATTCATAAGGCAGTCGCCCGCCGCCGGAACCGTTACGGCGTTCGCCGGCAATCCAGGCGCTCAGCTCAATCTCGTCGACCGTCATACGAATGAGACATCCGCTTGCGAACCCGACCTCCAGCTGCATGCCTTCCAGCTCGAATACAACCGGCGACGAAGCGCACCAACGCTCGGCTTGAATATCCCATGCCGAATAGACGTTGCAAATTCGCGCCCCGCGCAACGCCTGCAGGTCGATTCCGTCAGCCTTCAAGAGAGACTGCGTATCGACATAACCGGGCGGGTCGTAACCGGGCCATTCGAAGGCCATGCGACTCCCTCCATTTCTAACCGAACCAATGCGCAATATAGATCATTACGATCAAGCCGATAATGAACGAATAAGTCGAAGGACGCTCATAGCCGTGTCCGTGGCTTTCAGGAATGAGCTCCTTGTATGCGATGAACAGCATGGCGCCGGCCGCAAAGGCAAGACCGATTCCGATTAACGAGTCGACATAGCTTGCCGTAAAGTAACCGATGACCGCGGAGACGACCTCCATCAACCCCGTAAGCGTCACGAGCGCCAGCAGCTTGAGCTTGCCGACGTTGGATCTGAGCAAAAACACCGCCAGCACCAGACCCTCCGGCATATTTTGCGCGCCGATCGCAACGGCCACCATCGTGCCGAGCCCCTCGCTGGCGCTGGCGTAGCTGAAGCCGGTGCTCAGGCCTTCCGGTATATTGTGTATAAAGAGCGCTACCAATACCAACAACGCCTTGTTGTCGAAGCCTCGTACGCGCGCGCCGTTCTCCACGTCCACGTGCGGAATGTTTTTTTCGATCAGATCGAGCGAGACGATGCCGATAAGCAGTCCCAAGGTCAGCAGCGGGAGGCCCGACTCGTTAAGCGATTGCGGAATCAGTCCGAACATCGAAGCCGACACCATTATACCGGCGGTAAACGCCACCAGCATATCCTTCCACTTTTCCGACAGCCGCTTGATGAACAAGATCGGGACGGCGCCGAGAACCGTCGCCATCGCGGATATAAAGCTGCCCAGCAGTGCCGTTTCCAAGCGTCAGTTCTCCTTTCAATCACGAAGCGGACGCCCCGTTGTTTACTTATCGTATGCGAACGCAAGCCTTTATTGACTTCGCTGCCCTAAGAACCGAGCAACTTTGGATGAGAATAACAATAAACCATGAGCGCCATTCGTTCAATTCCATGAACGCTTAAGAACGCAGCGCCCCGCTCCTCCTTCGCAAGGCGATTCTGATTCTGATCAGGAACGCTGCCTATCGAACCTCCATTAATTCGCTCGTTACCTTCCAAAGGTTGCCCGTTTTCTCGCCTTGTTCGGCCTGGATCGTAAAATAAGCGGCTGTGTCTCCGCTGCTTCGAAGCCAGAAAATAATCGCCTTCCCTGCCTTCTCGTTCCAGAGAATCGCCGGATAAGCGTCACCTTTTTGCAAGCCTTTTTTACGCACATCGCTCATCATCGCATCATTAAATGAAAAAGCTTCCTCCATCGGCATTTGGTTCGTTATTCCAATAGCCGTGTCTCCGCTGCTGACTAATTTCCAATCTTCTTTAGCGTTGATCACCTTATTTTGCAATAGCAAATCTTCCGCGATGGACCAGTTATTTTTTATTTTTAACACGATTTCCGGTGGCATACCATCGAACAAAGGAGATGCATATTGAATATGCGCAGTTCCATTTTGAATTTGTTCGAGCGGTGTGTCGGTGTGTGTGGCTTCTGTGCTTCGATCAAA from the Cohnella hashimotonis genome contains:
- a CDS encoding ATP-dependent DNA helicase — encoded protein: MNKRYPFEVVSGKPFVEQVGEWVADVFYDILPESGFEVRDEQIFMAYQVERAYADKKTIFAEAGVGTGKTLVYLLYAVCYARYTGKPAVVACADESLIEQLAKPEGDLAKLAKHLNLTVDARLGKSQDRYLCLQKLDDARLGYEDTELYKDIYESLPPFVGKTEALQSFHAYGDRKEYPDLDDVQWGRIGWDSFRDCFVCDKRHRCGMTLSREHYRKATDVVICSHDFYMEHVWTYESRKREGQLPLLPEHSSIVFDEGHLLEAAAQKALTYRLKHAAFEELVTRVLKNDIRESLAVQIDLAIERSELLFEALAARSVKVAGSDRMEIKADKTLLKSVAQLDAVLERIEENLVFESELFNLDGYQLRIVEEHLEMMRVALGLFAGPKPPICWTVDGLSGLTLVIMPRTVREVLGERVFDKPMPIVFSSATLSSGESFDYLAHSLGVTNYLSFTVASPYDYPERMKVTVPRAHSASIIEDKQGLTAWKAENALAAIGRAKGGVLILFLTKEALASFKSACERKGEMPGRRLLFEGDREITVLISEFQRDLNSVLCAVTLWEGLDIPGPSLATVIMWSLPYPPDDPVFDAKRREAADAYREVDLPYMLLRFKQGLGRLIRTREDSGEIVVLAPSLAAGDFPEAEIRASLPAGVDLTIA
- a CDS encoding ZIP family metal transporter; amino-acid sequence: METALLGSFISAMATVLGAVPILFIKRLSEKWKDMLVAFTAGIMVSASMFGLIPQSLNESGLPLLTLGLLIGIVSLDLIEKNIPHVDVENGARVRGFDNKALLVLVALFIHNIPEGLSTGFSYASASEGLGTMVAVAIGAQNMPEGLVLAVFLLRSNVGKLKLLALVTLTGLMEVVSAVIGYFTASYVDSLIGIGLAFAAGAMLFIAYKELIPESHGHGYERPSTYSFIIGLIVMIYIAHWFG